One window from the genome of Pseudanabaena yagii GIHE-NHR1 encodes:
- the pgsA gene encoding CDP-diacylglycerol--glycerol-3-phosphate 3-phosphatidyltransferase, with protein sequence MTFSTITLPTWVTLSRLIAIPIIFGLFIWQDSELTRLIALTVFLIAAVTDWLDGYLARKLNQITELGKFLDPLVDKVLTIALFLLFIELGQVPAWAVFVIITRELLITAWRGAPSSASDTGTSPIIAANLWGKAKTVMQIVAIAALLVKIPYAIAFFWIAVALTLISGILYVVPTSKS encoded by the coding sequence ATGACTTTCTCCACAATTACTTTACCAACTTGGGTCACGCTATCACGGCTGATTGCGATTCCGATCATCTTTGGACTGTTCATCTGGCAAGATAGTGAACTGACTCGTCTAATTGCACTCACTGTATTTTTGATTGCGGCGGTTACGGATTGGTTAGATGGATATTTAGCAAGAAAACTTAATCAAATTACTGAACTAGGAAAATTTCTCGATCCCCTTGTTGATAAAGTCCTGACGATCGCTTTGTTTCTTTTATTTATTGAGTTGGGACAGGTTCCAGCATGGGCAGTGTTTGTGATTATCACCCGCGAGTTATTGATTACGGCGTGGCGTGGTGCTCCTAGCAGTGCCAGTGACACAGGCACATCACCAATTATTGCCGCAAATTTGTGGGGAAAAGCAAAAACGGTGATGCAAATTGTGGCGATCGCTGCGTTATTGGTCAAAATCCCCTATGCGATCGCCTTTTTCTGGATTGCAGTAGCACTCACGTTGATTTCTGGCATTCTCTATGTTGTGCCAACCTCAAAGAGCTAG
- a CDS encoding serine/threonine-protein kinase — MATSQTLGKAFGNLLGGRFRVVQTIADDTYTQTYLVEDTVAAEMPRWIAKSFCLINKTNLQLDWARSLFRSEVPKLQQLSDRSNDFPKITTYFEQEEEFYIVEEAIDGTRLSDEIAKGRLYNESEVINFLQQLLASLHIAHSANMVHGDINPRNLIRRRHDAIGNHHFVLTNFAVLKGIYATAAQKGVVLGTPSYMPFEQALGHFTPSCDIYALGLTAIQLLTGLHPSQLVRREDLNLLHWQIGSMIRPELVAILNRMVKHHPEDRYQSAQEVLYDLDNLPLSQDSQEFQMPKLVLGENAGRWVIALVCLAGVAWSVINFQNLPKLATNPIVPTPTTKPTIATPQPVATNYQLRQTLKGHNGWVRAVAFFPNGFSFASGSYDRTLRLWNVRDNQPFETLSKHFGSISGINAIAVHPNGNTFAAGCIDKSVKLWNFRSGQPINNLDGHEGQVYSVAYSPNGKTLVSASADKTIKLWNWRKAEVLQTFEGHQDKVVAVVFHPDGKKIASASFDKTIKIWDISTGTEILTINGHNAPVNAIAFSPDGNFLASGSQDQTVKIWNANTGKLLQTLSGHTGNVLAVAINRDGTAIASGGADKTIRLWDVKTGQLLQILDNHEAQILSLSFSPKDQTLVSGSADRTVKVWQLL, encoded by the coding sequence ATGGCGACATCACAAACACTGGGCAAAGCGTTTGGCAATCTATTAGGTGGACGCTTTCGAGTTGTGCAGACGATCGCTGATGATACCTATACTCAGACCTACTTGGTTGAAGATACAGTTGCGGCAGAGATGCCCCGTTGGATTGCCAAAAGTTTCTGTCTCATTAATAAAACTAATTTACAATTAGATTGGGCGCGATCGCTATTTCGGAGTGAAGTTCCCAAATTGCAGCAACTTAGCGATCGCAGTAATGACTTTCCTAAAATCACAACCTATTTTGAGCAGGAGGAGGAATTTTATATCGTTGAAGAAGCTATTGATGGAACTCGACTCAGTGATGAAATAGCCAAAGGCAGACTATATAACGAGTCGGAAGTTATTAATTTTTTGCAGCAACTGCTCGCAAGTTTGCATATTGCCCATAGTGCCAATATGGTGCATGGCGATATTAATCCCCGCAATCTCATCCGCCGTAGACATGATGCGATCGGCAATCATCACTTTGTGCTGACTAACTTTGCTGTTCTTAAAGGTATTTATGCAACGGCAGCACAAAAGGGCGTGGTATTGGGAACGCCTAGCTATATGCCCTTTGAACAAGCGCTTGGTCATTTTACCCCTAGTTGTGATATCTATGCACTCGGATTAACTGCGATTCAATTGCTCACAGGCTTACATCCTAGTCAGCTAGTGCGGCGTGAAGACCTCAATCTCTTACATTGGCAAATAGGGTCGATGATTCGTCCTGAGCTAGTCGCGATTCTCAATCGCATGGTTAAACATCATCCTGAAGATCGCTATCAATCTGCTCAAGAAGTTCTCTACGATCTCGATAATTTACCCCTGAGCCAAGATTCCCAAGAGTTTCAGATGCCCAAATTAGTCCTTGGCGAAAATGCGGGACGTTGGGTGATCGCGCTTGTCTGCCTCGCAGGTGTAGCTTGGAGCGTAATCAATTTTCAAAATCTCCCCAAACTAGCAACAAATCCTATCGTCCCCACACCCACTACCAAACCGACGATAGCAACTCCTCAACCCGTAGCAACGAACTATCAGTTACGACAAACCCTAAAGGGACATAATGGCTGGGTCAGAGCAGTAGCCTTTTTCCCCAATGGATTTAGTTTTGCCAGTGGCAGCTATGATCGCACCTTAAGGCTGTGGAATGTTCGCGATAATCAACCCTTTGAGACTTTATCTAAACACTTTGGTTCAATTTCGGGCATTAATGCGATCGCGGTGCATCCCAATGGTAATACTTTCGCTGCGGGCTGCATTGATAAATCGGTCAAGTTATGGAACTTCCGTAGCGGTCAGCCAATTAATAATCTCGATGGTCATGAGGGACAGGTCTACAGTGTTGCCTATAGTCCTAATGGTAAGACCTTAGTTAGTGCTAGTGCCGATAAAACGATCAAATTATGGAATTGGCGTAAAGCAGAAGTATTGCAGACCTTTGAAGGACATCAAGACAAGGTCGTTGCAGTGGTATTCCATCCTGATGGTAAAAAAATTGCGAGTGCCAGTTTTGATAAAACCATCAAAATTTGGGATATCAGTACAGGTACAGAAATTCTCACTATTAACGGACATAATGCACCTGTAAATGCGATCGCCTTTAGTCCCGATGGCAATTTTCTCGCTAGTGGTAGTCAAGATCAAACCGTCAAAATTTGGAATGCCAATACGGGTAAGCTGTTGCAAACCCTCTCAGGTCATACGGGTAATGTCTTGGCAGTTGCCATTAATCGTGACGGCACAGCGATCGCTTCGGGTGGTGCAGATAAAACGATTCGCCTATGGGATGTCAAAACGGGACAGTTGTTACAAATCCTCGATAACCATGAAGCCCAGATTCTGTCCTTAAGTTTTAGTCCCAAGGATCAAACTCTCGTCAGTGGTAGTGCTGATCGCACGGTTAAGGTTTGGCAATTACTATGA
- a CDS encoding tetratricopeptide repeat protein, with translation MKLAEFLIQGQQLRQQDRTSAIAYFEQCLQNTTTDANSVGEMGTKARVLLDLAVELIATKQPEQLQRAKVLVQQSGDILNQSLETSREQTAYLLYVRAILAMELGDLRDVLPTLQAAYEAYGNNQEGQALTDDAIGHYYIKINDYSSALISFERSLSVRLEANDASAIGKSYAHLGQLYLLSGELNQANSLFQNALDLAIDQSDNFLRLQALKGLGKIALAESQWQNAIALIKDTITLLKEPVDSIEIGYLYCDLAEALLGNRQTEESLICIRINVLPRFRDFQYGRGIAIAKHLRGRIYVHRLLEGLDSLDEDAIETAEDSLLDASIAFEQFGMMYDYAKTLYDLACLYQLCSSSQFQYQYQGKSLRSLELSLSVLDQLGLGNSYLASQVEVLLNQAMRGSF, from the coding sequence ATGAAATTAGCTGAATTTCTTATACAGGGACAGCAATTACGTCAACAAGACCGTACATCAGCGATCGCTTATTTTGAGCAATGTCTTCAAAATACAACTACTGACGCAAATTCTGTGGGGGAGATGGGCACAAAGGCAAGGGTTTTACTGGATTTGGCAGTAGAACTAATTGCCACCAAGCAACCAGAGCAACTACAAAGAGCAAAGGTGCTAGTGCAACAGTCGGGGGATATATTAAATCAAAGCTTAGAAACCAGTAGAGAACAAACGGCGTATTTGCTATATGTTCGCGCAATTTTGGCAATGGAATTGGGGGATTTGAGAGATGTTTTGCCAACTTTGCAAGCTGCCTATGAAGCATATGGCAATAATCAGGAGGGACAAGCCTTAACCGATGATGCGATAGGTCATTACTACATCAAAATCAATGATTATTCCTCGGCATTAATTAGTTTTGAGCGATCGCTGTCCGTTCGCCTTGAGGCTAATGATGCATCAGCGATCGGCAAAAGCTATGCCCATTTAGGTCAATTGTATTTGTTGTCTGGTGAACTGAATCAGGCAAATAGCCTTTTTCAAAATGCCCTCGATCTTGCTATTGATCAATCAGATAATTTTTTGCGCTTACAAGCCCTTAAAGGTTTAGGTAAGATCGCTCTTGCTGAATCTCAATGGCAAAATGCGATCGCTTTAATTAAAGATACGATTACTTTACTCAAAGAGCCTGTAGATAGCATTGAAATCGGTTATTTATATTGTGATCTCGCTGAAGCATTACTAGGCAATCGCCAGACTGAAGAAAGCCTGATCTGCATTAGGATCAATGTCCTACCAAGGTTTCGGGATTTTCAATATGGTAGGGGCATTGCCATTGCTAAGCATTTGCGCGGACGCATTTATGTGCATCGGTTACTCGAAGGCTTAGATAGCTTAGATGAAGATGCGATCGAAACCGCAGAAGACTCTTTACTAGATGCTTCTATCGCTTTTGAGCAATTTGGCATGATGTATGACTATGCAAAAACTCTGTATGACTTAGCTTGTCTTTATCAGTTATGCAGTAGTTCGCAGTTTCAATATCAATACCAAGGCAAATCATTGCGATCGCTCGAATTATCCCTAAGTGTCCTCGATCAACTGGGGCTAGGAAATAGTTATCTTGCCTCACAGGTTGAAGTCTTACTTAATCAAGCCATGCGAGGCAGTTTTTAA
- a CDS encoding aldose epimerase family protein, whose amino-acid sequence MYNVSSQQKQYNTYTLSDSSTNSHIEVVPERGGIITSWQINGKEVFYLDTERFTHPDLSVRGGNPILFPLCGNLPNETYSIDGKEYKIKQHGFARELPWTATNQSNDGKASLTVELGSNDQTKLVYPFDFHLAFTYELRGNTLEIHQTYQNLSSTPMPFSSGFHPYFLCGDKNQLKVDIPATSYEDNRTKENFAFDGKFNFDQDEIDSVFGNLSRRSTSVVDSDRQLKIEIDYDDFYTYLVFWTVKGKDFYCLEPWSATRNSLNTKEYLTVLEPNVTRKAVMKITANFF is encoded by the coding sequence GTGTATAACGTTTCCTCTCAGCAAAAGCAATACAATACTTATACTCTGTCTGACAGCAGCACCAACTCTCACATAGAAGTTGTTCCAGAACGCGGTGGAATTATTACCAGTTGGCAGATTAATGGGAAGGAAGTTTTTTATCTTGATACGGAGCGCTTCACCCATCCTGATTTGAGCGTTAGAGGTGGTAATCCTATTTTGTTTCCACTCTGTGGTAATTTGCCCAATGAGACCTACAGTATTGATGGAAAGGAATACAAAATTAAACAGCATGGTTTTGCCCGTGAATTACCTTGGACAGCAACCAATCAAAGTAATGATGGTAAAGCTAGCCTCACCGTTGAGCTAGGTAGCAACGACCAAACGAAACTTGTGTATCCCTTTGATTTCCATTTAGCTTTTACCTACGAGTTGCGTGGTAATACATTAGAGATTCATCAAACATACCAAAATCTCTCCTCCACGCCTATGCCTTTTTCTTCTGGATTCCACCCTTATTTCCTTTGTGGTGACAAAAATCAGCTTAAAGTGGATATTCCTGCAACTAGCTACGAAGACAATCGCACAAAAGAAAACTTTGCATTTGATGGCAAGTTTAATTTTGATCAAGATGAGATTGATTCAGTATTTGGCAACCTTTCGCGTCGTTCGACTTCTGTGGTTGATAGCGATCGCCAACTCAAGATTGAAATTGATTATGACGACTTTTATACCTATCTTGTATTTTGGACAGTCAAGGGCAAGGACTTCTATTGCCTAGAGCCTTGGAGTGCCACTCGTAATTCTCTGAATACTAAGGAATATCTGACTGTACTAGAACCAAATGTGACCCGTAAGGCAGTCATGAAAATTACAGCTAACTTTTTCTAA
- a CDS encoding thiol-disulfide oxidoreductase DCC family protein yields the protein MSYAVIYDGNCNLCANFVSILEKYDRGRQFFYVPMQDQETLDIFNISSKDCEMGMILVDRNNPMSRWQGSEAAEEIVRRLPMGASLIAAYRSLFPLKAMGDAAYIQIRDHRYQLFGKRDRTYHTAYPVGCVARDNSAQCHN from the coding sequence ATGTCCTATGCGGTAATTTATGATGGTAACTGCAATCTCTGCGCTAATTTTGTCAGCATTTTAGAGAAGTATGATCGTGGGCGGCAGTTTTTCTATGTTCCCATGCAAGATCAAGAGACATTAGACATATTTAATATCTCGTCAAAGGACTGTGAAATGGGGATGATCCTAGTCGATCGCAACAATCCTATGTCCAGATGGCAGGGTAGTGAAGCTGCGGAAGAAATTGTCCGACGATTACCAATGGGAGCATCTTTAATTGCTGCCTATCGATCGCTATTTCCTCTAAAAGCAATGGGAGATGCAGCTTATATCCAGATTCGTGACCATCGTTATCAGTTATTTGGTAAACGCGATCGCACTTATCACACTGCTTATCCTGTCGGTTGTGTAGCGAGAGACAATAGCGCACAGTGCCACAATTAA
- a CDS encoding pentapeptide repeat-containing protein has protein sequence MASNRNIPQKGQGANEPDKKQPNQQSASADAANVDWMIMSDLSTRIGGSSQAKQEQQAQNTSSNSAPKSASNQSLDDDLADLEWLRSLGLDEPIERSSDQKNTTSGRQTSSQNSNPVTDIDWLIVSDFKTRMDSSEEDFVDSLDQNTPVSNIVPQSSTSTDSLDSIIDDDLGLDSLEFMGDADFSELDSLDAFGFDNADSITGNELQDEIDITEGKILELSNLFDDNPSSDDVIGDDWDGILEESESAYSNQPTPSSLDIIEDNFEIPTQITGVASNEDIDENLGLFADQLSDSISQEDIVAETFNHDLALADLEEDNLQEVDLFTDSNVESFDHNLELADNSLDDQFIESITSNGFEDFLEDPQNPLIDEEINGLVENVADPLDDGFGEMQISESSDLQGIDNDEFWGDVPNLDAESSNASNISSNEVDVDNVFASDWEQSDVSSGDALDDAIWDSSANIASEDLSATSIDNAFGTFDDLAIAPSAESFAIADFAGEISDTDNAENVVINDDLAWSDELEAEISGGISNDDWNLDAAVEAVDTFSDSDFAAAEALIGDDVDHDAGSDVVNDAVSDVIDDVISDNIASDVIDDDLAWSADLEAEIANDIAWNEHNALSEESLEALASEQEHDFADVADNNLAEAFTEDGLNDDFDFGESLEDDFAIANDSNYLIDNSPIDDVIDEVALGNFESVQDEQAYADVDNFEQDLEQYQFNELEEIEQQSSFSSNQPTPDFQAGSSTEESLDPDAEWEKFSEAFAGQITDSNFDDDFSSYVVKPVEAKNVSEQPSISAPEESIGEFQDLDSMIDENFDLAAFDEDVFPEMPPANVSTGISTTLTPNRPVSVPPPPDTSKIEVSPLSVSTNSVPPNLISDPFEEALSNELLNNDYDLAVDLREEALANDLLNGYTSDESAIDKLTSNRPNLSTSPQNLSSPDNFDMESSDRDFLDDFDLDSIDTQLTGDDFDSGFAPAAISTGLTPPPPPPSPPITPVPSISTNQDITFPSVSNPPTPPPPPFLPPLPPKRNPAQAKPAPPSPSVPNAGYQRPSDQSRDRKPVSPIDEGWSELLDADTVLSGVLRSPTGSPYSEPSTSNPPRSGISAGSSVGQSSQSRDRNASNLPKRKDTGLPDFNDLGLEIHDDNTDWSGLLDSGDLSDSITSISGAQLPSRGRTPPLASPRSEMTGISETREIPRDRRKPVASFDATQARMAATPDQVDFNRFTEDNYAAYGYEPPSAPQPASPKQQTKLKIPSVSLESLWQDYLKIPAIGLGAIGGVFLLYTVFNRPIFDIGLRWGIFKDASGKDFTNADFKGAKLDNVDFSKATLTGAKMQDASLVGANFQEANLDGVNFSKANLNRARLIKASVIWAEFNNAQMNLVDLAGADLTRSNFASAKMEGANLKDSKIGAQGTEKATRFPATVLLAWQIVNEPREGRNLASQDLSGLNLSFASLKRANLSSAKLNYTDLTGTDLRGANLTGSQINGANLSGAKLTGINLTDVAFDPTKLPKTDEETICPNNQKGPCKF, from the coding sequence ATGGCTTCTAATAGAAATATCCCCCAAAAAGGTCAGGGCGCTAATGAACCAGATAAAAAACAACCCAATCAGCAATCAGCAAGTGCTGATGCTGCTAATGTTGATTGGATGATCATGTCTGATCTTAGTACGCGAATTGGCGGATCTTCTCAAGCAAAACAAGAACAACAAGCCCAAAATACATCATCAAATTCTGCACCTAAGTCAGCTTCTAATCAAAGTCTTGACGATGATCTAGCGGATTTAGAATGGTTGCGATCGCTAGGTTTAGATGAGCCAATTGAGCGATCTTCTGATCAAAAAAATACGACATCAGGTAGGCAAACCAGTAGCCAAAATAGTAATCCTGTTACTGATATTGATTGGTTAATTGTTAGTGATTTCAAAACGAGAATGGATAGTTCAGAGGAGGATTTTGTAGATTCTCTGGATCAAAATACTCCTGTATCGAACATAGTGCCTCAATCATCTACAAGTACTGATAGTTTAGACAGCATTATTGATGATGATCTTGGTTTAGATAGTCTCGAATTTATGGGGGATGCTGATTTCTCTGAGCTAGATTCATTGGATGCTTTTGGGTTTGATAATGCAGATAGCATAACTGGCAATGAGTTACAGGATGAGATCGATATTACTGAAGGTAAAATTTTAGAGTTATCCAATCTTTTTGATGATAATCCAAGTTCAGATGATGTCATAGGTGATGATTGGGATGGAATTTTAGAGGAATCGGAAAGTGCCTATAGCAATCAGCCAACCCCTTCTTCTTTGGATATTATTGAGGATAACTTTGAAATCCCTACTCAAATTACAGGTGTTGCTAGTAATGAAGATATTGACGAAAATTTAGGTCTATTTGCCGATCAACTATCTGACTCAATTTCTCAAGAAGATATTGTCGCAGAAACCTTCAACCATGATTTAGCACTAGCAGATTTAGAAGAAGATAATTTACAAGAAGTCGATTTATTTACAGATTCTAATGTTGAATCTTTCGATCATAATTTGGAACTAGCTGATAATTCACTAGATGATCAATTTATTGAATCTATTACTAGTAATGGATTTGAAGATTTCCTCGAAGATCCTCAAAATCCATTAATTGATGAAGAAATTAATGGATTAGTAGAAAATGTAGCTGATCCATTAGATGATGGGTTTGGCGAGATGCAAATTTCTGAGTCTTCAGATTTGCAGGGTATAGATAATGATGAATTTTGGGGTGATGTTCCTAATCTAGATGCTGAATCAAGTAATGCCAGCAATATTAGCAGTAATGAAGTAGATGTAGATAATGTATTCGCAAGTGATTGGGAGCAGAGCGATGTTAGTTCTGGAGATGCCCTAGATGATGCTATTTGGGATAGCTCTGCTAATATTGCATCAGAAGATCTCTCTGCTACATCTATTGATAATGCTTTTGGGACATTTGACGATCTAGCGATCGCGCCATCAGCAGAGTCATTTGCGATCGCAGATTTCGCAGGAGAAATTAGCGATACGGATAATGCGGAAAATGTTGTCATCAATGATGATTTGGCTTGGAGTGATGAACTAGAAGCTGAAATTAGTGGTGGTATCAGTAATGATGATTGGAATTTAGACGCAGCAGTAGAGGCTGTTGATACATTTAGCGATTCTGATTTTGCAGCAGCCGAGGCACTGATTGGTGATGATGTTGATCATGATGCAGGTAGCGATGTAGTCAATGATGCTGTCAGTGATGTAATTGACGATGTAATTAGTGACAATATAGCTAGTGATGTAATTGACGATGACTTAGCTTGGAGCGCAGATCTAGAAGCAGAAATTGCTAATGATATTGCGTGGAATGAACATAATGCTCTATCAGAAGAGTCGTTGGAAGCATTAGCAAGTGAACAAGAGCATGATTTTGCCGATGTCGCTGATAACAATTTGGCTGAAGCTTTCACTGAAGATGGGCTTAATGATGACTTCGACTTTGGCGAGAGTCTAGAAGATGATTTTGCGATCGCCAATGACTCAAACTACTTAATTGATAACAGCCCCATTGATGATGTGATAGATGAGGTTGCACTTGGTAATTTTGAATCTGTTCAAGACGAGCAAGCTTATGCAGATGTTGATAATTTTGAACAAGATTTAGAACAATATCAATTTAATGAACTTGAGGAAATTGAGCAACAATCTAGTTTCTCTAGTAATCAGCCTACCCCAGATTTCCAAGCGGGTTCATCAACTGAGGAATCTCTAGATCCAGACGCAGAATGGGAAAAATTTAGCGAAGCTTTTGCTGGTCAAATTACAGATTCTAATTTCGACGATGACTTTTCTAGTTATGTAGTGAAGCCTGTAGAAGCAAAAAATGTTTCTGAGCAGCCGAGTATCAGTGCACCTGAGGAAAGTATTGGCGAGTTCCAAGATCTCGATAGTATGATCGATGAAAATTTTGATCTGGCAGCTTTTGATGAAGATGTATTTCCAGAAATGCCGCCAGCTAACGTGAGTACTGGCATTTCCACAACCTTGACACCTAATCGACCAGTCTCAGTTCCTCCTCCTCCTGATACATCAAAGATAGAAGTTTCACCACTATCGGTTAGCACAAACTCAGTTCCACCTAATCTAATCAGCGACCCCTTTGAAGAAGCCTTAAGTAATGAACTTCTCAATAATGATTACGATTTAGCCGTAGATCTCCGTGAAGAAGCCTTAGCCAATGATTTGCTGAATGGATATACATCTGATGAAAGCGCTATTGATAAACTTACTTCAAACAGACCCAATCTTTCTACTTCACCCCAAAACTTATCATCACCTGACAATTTTGATATGGAATCTAGCGATCGCGATTTTTTAGATGATTTTGATTTAGACAGTATAGACACACAGCTAACTGGTGATGATTTTGATTCTGGGTTTGCGCCTGCTGCTATATCAACTGGACTCACACCGCCACCACCGCCACCATCTCCGCCAATCACACCTGTCCCATCGATCTCTACTAACCAAGACATAACCTTCCCATCTGTTAGTAATCCACCGACACCACCACCACCACCATTTTTGCCACCATTGCCACCAAAACGCAATCCTGCTCAAGCGAAGCCTGCACCTCCCTCTCCCTCTGTTCCCAATGCGGGATATCAACGCCCGTCAGATCAAAGTAGGGATCGTAAGCCTGTGAGTCCAATTGATGAAGGGTGGTCAGAACTGCTAGATGCGGATACGGTGCTTTCTGGCGTATTGCGATCGCCAACAGGCTCGCCATATTCAGAACCAAGTACGAGCAATCCTCCTAGATCAGGAATTAGTGCAGGTTCTAGTGTAGGACAGTCATCTCAAAGTAGAGATAGAAATGCTTCTAATCTTCCTAAACGCAAAGACACAGGTTTGCCAGATTTTAATGATCTCGGACTAGAGATCCATGACGATAATACGGATTGGTCAGGATTATTAGATAGTGGTGATTTATCAGATAGTATTACTTCTATCAGCGGCGCACAACTCCCCTCTAGGGGCAGAACTCCTCCCCTTGCCTCGCCTCGTTCAGAAATGACTGGTATCAGCGAGACTAGAGAAATCCCTCGCGATCGCCGTAAGCCCGTCGCCAGTTTTGATGCTACGCAAGCTCGGATGGCAGCGACTCCAGATCAAGTTGATTTCAATCGCTTTACCGAAGATAACTACGCAGCTTATGGTTATGAACCGCCCTCTGCACCACAGCCAGCATCGCCGAAACAACAGACCAAGTTAAAGATACCTAGCGTCAGTCTCGAATCCCTATGGCAGGACTACCTCAAAATTCCTGCGATCGGTTTAGGCGCGATCGGTGGTGTTTTCTTGCTCTATACCGTATTTAATCGACCAATTTTTGATATTGGTTTACGCTGGGGTATTTTCAAGGATGCTAGTGGGAAGGACTTTACCAATGCTGACTTTAAGGGAGCCAAGCTAGATAATGTTGATTTCAGTAAGGCAACCCTCACTGGAGCAAAAATGCAAGATGCGAGTCTAGTTGGAGCAAATTTCCAAGAAGCAAATCTTGATGGCGTGAACTTCTCTAAGGCAAACTTGAATCGGGCTAGATTAATTAAAGCTAGTGTGATTTGGGCAGAGTTTAATAATGCTCAAATGAATCTAGTTGATCTCGCGGGGGCAGACTTAACCCGTTCTAATTTTGCTAGCGCCAAAATGGAAGGAGCTAACTTAAAAGACTCCAAAATTGGCGCTCAGGGAACGGAAAAGGCGACAAGGTTTCCTGCTACTGTTCTCCTTGCTTGGCAAATTGTCAACGAACCACGCGAGGGGCGTAATTTAGCATCACAGGATCTATCTGGTTTAAACCTGAGCTTTGCCAGTCTCAAACGCGCTAATCTCTCTAGTGCGAAGCTTAATTACACAGATCTCACAGGTACAGATTTACGTGGAGCCAACTTGACTGGTAGTCAAATCAATGGTGCAAACTTGAGTGGCGCGAAGTTAACAGGTATTAATCTCACAGATGTGGCTTTTGATCCAACCAAATTGCCTAAAACTGATGAGGAGACAATTTGCCCTAATAACCAGAAAGGTCCTTGTAAGTTTTAA
- a CDS encoding esterase/lipase family protein, whose protein sequence is MTTTNIILAGYLAGASDYIPIAKKLEEKNLTAIVVPLKWWDWVPTLGGRSIAPILEKLDQTVNQELAKTGASKVNIIAHSAGGWLSRIYLGDRPYYDKVWDARSKVAKLVCLGTPQRSLEPWSLPNLGFVNDNYPDAFYDDIEYICVAGNAVQGKKSTPKKWLAYSSYELTIGQGDVWGDGIIPIEAAYLDGAKNMAIDGVYHSPRSGKWYGSQEVVDIWAKYL, encoded by the coding sequence ATGACTACTACCAATATTATTCTGGCGGGATATCTTGCGGGTGCATCTGATTACATACCGATCGCTAAGAAATTAGAAGAAAAAAATTTAACTGCTATAGTCGTGCCCTTGAAATGGTGGGACTGGGTTCCAACCTTGGGCGGGCGATCGATCGCGCCGATCTTAGAAAAGCTCGACCAAACCGTAAATCAAGAATTAGCAAAAACTGGTGCATCGAAAGTAAATATCATTGCCCATTCCGCAGGGGGATGGCTCTCACGGATTTATCTAGGCGATCGCCCATATTACGACAAAGTTTGGGATGCGCGTTCTAAAGTTGCCAAACTAGTTTGTCTAGGAACACCCCAACGTAGCCTTGAACCTTGGTCACTGCCAAATTTAGGCTTTGTCAATGACAATTATCCTGATGCTTTTTATGATGATATTGAATATATCTGTGTAGCGGGAAATGCGGTACAGGGAAAAAAATCCACGCCCAAAAAATGGCTTGCCTATAGTAGTTATGAACTCACCATTGGGCAAGGTGATGTCTGGGGTGATGGGATAATTCCCATTGAAGCTGCTTATTTGGATGGAGCTAAGAATATGGCGATCGATGGTGTTTATCATTCACCGCGATCGGGGAAATGGTATGGCTCTCAAGAAGTAGTTGACATCTGGGCAAAGTATTTATAG
- a CDS encoding Uma2 family endonuclease, translated as MLLTQTKPKPEIRIEQPLISWEQFKLIQRGFAEAKGIRLAYYEGILEIVSPSVDHELIKTIIGALLELYFLELEIEFFPMGQATQEKVEQVSLQPDESYSFGSPKKIPDLAIEVILTSGNTEKLKKYYLLGVPEVWLWEDGVLDIYHLDIQSDRQYCKSATSKFLPDLDIATLQRCILSASPLEALKTFRQTFL; from the coding sequence ATGTTATTAACTCAAACCAAACCCAAGCCTGAAATTAGAATTGAACAGCCCTTAATCTCATGGGAGCAGTTTAAGCTGATTCAACGCGGTTTTGCGGAAGCAAAGGGTATTCGGCTAGCCTATTACGAGGGAATTTTAGAGATTGTGTCCCCCTCAGTCGATCATGAGCTAATTAAAACGATTATTGGAGCATTACTGGAACTATATTTTTTAGAATTGGAAATTGAGTTTTTCCCGATGGGGCAAGCCACTCAAGAAAAAGTAGAACAAGTCTCTTTGCAGCCTGATGAATCCTATAGCTTTGGTAGCCCCAAAAAGATTCCCGATCTCGCCATAGAGGTAATTTTGACCAGTGGCAATACAGAAAAATTAAAGAAATATTATTTACTCGGAGTCCCTGAAGTTTGGCTATGGGAAGACGGTGTTCTTGATATTTATCACCTAGACATTCAGAGTGATCGCCAATACTGTAAATCTGCAACTAGCAAATTTTTGCCAGATCTCGATATAGCAACATTACAGCGCTGTATTCTAAGTGCATCACCCCTTGAAGCCTTGAAGACATTTCGCCAAACATTTCTCTAG